In Rhodanobacter humi, the following are encoded in one genomic region:
- the secB gene encoding protein-export chaperone SecB yields the protein MAEVIANGQASAQGNPPQLVLQKIYVKDVSFEVPGAPQIFQEFSGESDQTAPQVQLNLGHKAMDLGNDLYEVVLSVTLTCTLGERTAYLAEVEQAGLFGISGFADEDRAGVIGSYCPNLLFPYARQVISSMVLEGGFPPFLLQPINFDALYAEQMRRTTGGGDAPVQLNS from the coding sequence ATGGCAGAAGTCATCGCCAACGGCCAGGCCAGCGCGCAGGGCAACCCGCCGCAGCTGGTGCTGCAGAAGATCTACGTGAAAGACGTGTCCTTCGAGGTGCCGGGCGCGCCGCAGATCTTCCAGGAGTTCTCCGGCGAGAGCGACCAGACCGCGCCGCAGGTGCAGTTGAACCTGGGCCACAAGGCCATGGACCTGGGCAATGACCTGTACGAGGTGGTGCTCAGCGTCACCCTCACCTGCACGCTGGGCGAGCGCACCGCCTACCTCGCCGAGGTGGAGCAGGCCGGCCTGTTCGGCATCTCCGGCTTCGCCGACGAGGACCGCGCCGGAGTGATCGGCAGCTACTGCCCGAACCTGCTGTTCCCGTACGCACGCCAGGTGATCTCCTCGATGGTGCTCGAAGGCGGCTTCCCGCCGTTCCTGCTGCAGCCGATCAACTTCGACGCCCTGTACGCCGAACAGATGCGCCGCACGACCGGCGGCGGGGACGCACCGGTCCAGCTCAACAGCTGA
- a CDS encoding NAD(P)H-dependent glycerol-3-phosphate dehydrogenase produces MTQHPTLAVLGAGSWGTALAALTARNGVPTRLWGRDPAALAAMAAARCNQRYLPGIELPAALVYEPDLAAAVRGAGVVLLVVPSHAFAAMLEDVAPLLADGATLAWATKGFEPGTGRFLHELVARRLPDSPAAVITGPSFAKEVAAGLPSAVTVHSEDAACAQRVAHLLHAPNLRAYTGGDMLGAELGGAMKNVLAVATGIADGMDLGLNARAGLITRGMNEMLRLGVALGARPETLIGLSGLGDLVLTCTGDLSRNRRLGLALGKGVAIDEAVRQIGQVVESVLAADEVARLADQHALDLPISAGVRAVLHGEVTPAEGLKALMAREQKPEYPHGLFGNA; encoded by the coding sequence ATGACGCAGCATCCGACCCTGGCGGTACTCGGTGCCGGTTCCTGGGGTACCGCGCTGGCCGCCTTGACCGCGCGCAACGGCGTGCCGACCCGGTTGTGGGGCCGCGATCCGGCCGCGCTGGCGGCGATGGCCGCGGCGCGCTGCAACCAGCGCTACCTGCCGGGCATCGAGTTGCCGGCAGCGCTGGTCTACGAACCGGACCTGGCTGCCGCCGTGCGCGGCGCCGGCGTCGTGCTGCTGGTGGTGCCCAGCCATGCCTTCGCGGCGATGCTGGAGGACGTCGCGCCGTTGCTGGCCGATGGCGCCACGCTGGCCTGGGCCACCAAGGGCTTCGAGCCGGGCACCGGCCGCTTCCTGCATGAACTGGTGGCGCGGCGCCTGCCGGACAGCCCGGCGGCCGTGATCACCGGACCCTCGTTCGCCAAGGAGGTGGCGGCCGGCCTGCCCAGTGCGGTCACCGTGCATTCGGAAGACGCCGCCTGCGCGCAGCGCGTCGCCCACCTGCTGCACGCGCCCAACCTGCGTGCCTACACCGGCGGCGACATGCTGGGCGCCGAACTCGGCGGCGCGATGAAGAACGTGCTGGCGGTGGCCACCGGCATCGCCGATGGCATGGACCTGGGCCTCAACGCCCGTGCCGGCCTGATTACCCGCGGCATGAACGAGATGCTGCGCCTCGGCGTGGCGCTGGGCGCGCGCCCGGAAACGCTGATCGGCCTGTCCGGCCTTGGCGACCTGGTGCTCACCTGCACCGGCGACCTCTCGCGCAACCGTCGTCTCGGCCTCGCACTGGGCAAGGGCGTGGCGATCGACGAGGCGGTGCGCCAGATCGGCCAGGTGGTGGAAAGCGTGCTCGCCGCCGACGAGGTGGCCCGGCTGGCCGATCAGCACGCGCTGGATCTGCCGATCAGCGCTGGCGTGCGCGCCGTGCTGCACGGCGAAGTCACCCCGGCCGAAGGGCTCAAAGCGCTGATGGCGCGCGAGCAGAAGCCGGAATACCCGCACGGCTTGTTCGGCAACGCCTGA